In one window of Haladaptatus sp. QDMS2 DNA:
- a CDS encoding NADP-dependent malic enzyme: MGLDDESREYHRQEPPGKLEISTTKPTNTQRDLSLAYSPGVAAPCLDIAEDVSLAYEYTAKGNMVGVVSNGSAVLGLGDIGAQASKPVMEGKGVLFKRFADIDVFDVELDTDDPEKMIESVAMMEPTFGGINLEDIKAPECFTIEERLRKEMNIPVFHDDQHGTAIISGAALLNALEIAEKDISDINVVFSGAGASAIATARFYVSLGAKKENITMCDSSGIITEQRAEAGEVNQYKRQFARDIPEGDLADAMEGADVFVGLSVAGIVSQEMVQSMANDPVIFAMANPDPEITYEAAKSARDDHVIMATGRSDYPNQVNNVLGFPFIFRGALDVRASEINEEMKVAAAEALARLARQDVPDAVVKAYGDQPIQFGPDYIIPKPVDPRVLFEVAPAVAKAAVTSGVARNEIDINRYVEKLEARLGKSREMMRVVLNKARSDPMRVALAEGTEEKMVRAAYQLVEQGIAEPILIGDADAITRTARTLGLEFDPTIADPTNEGQWDHYANRLYELRRRKGLSRSEASDLIHRDTNYFGSVMVDSGDADAMLTGLTHHYPSALRPPLQVIGTAEDTDYVAGVYMLTFKNRVIFCADTTVNFDPDAKMLAEITKHASDLARRFNVEPRAALLSYSNFGSVDNQSTRESREAVQLLHADPEVDFPVDGEMQADTAVVEEILTGTYANFELKEPANVLVFPNLEAGNIAYKLLQRLGGAEAIGPMLVGMNKPVHVLQRGDEVKDIVNLASVAVVDAQGRE; this comes from the coding sequence ATGGGATTAGATGACGAATCCCGGGAGTACCACCGTCAGGAACCCCCGGGAAAGTTAGAGATTTCGACGACAAAACCGACGAACACCCAGCGCGACCTGAGCCTCGCGTACTCGCCCGGGGTGGCCGCACCCTGCCTTGACATCGCAGAGGATGTCAGCCTCGCCTATGAGTACACCGCGAAGGGGAACATGGTGGGCGTCGTCTCCAATGGCTCTGCGGTGCTTGGCCTTGGGGACATCGGCGCACAGGCCTCGAAACCGGTGATGGAGGGCAAGGGCGTCCTGTTCAAGCGGTTCGCCGACATCGACGTCTTCGACGTGGAACTGGACACCGACGACCCGGAGAAAATGATCGAATCGGTGGCCATGATGGAACCGACGTTCGGGGGCATCAACTTAGAGGACATCAAGGCCCCCGAGTGTTTCACCATCGAGGAACGGCTGCGAAAGGAGATGAACATCCCCGTGTTCCACGACGACCAGCACGGGACGGCCATCATCTCCGGAGCCGCCCTCCTGAATGCCCTCGAAATCGCCGAGAAGGACATCTCTGATATTAACGTGGTGTTTTCCGGGGCTGGGGCGAGCGCCATCGCAACCGCCCGGTTCTACGTCTCACTCGGCGCAAAAAAAGAGAACATCACCATGTGCGATTCCTCGGGCATCATCACCGAACAACGTGCCGAGGCAGGCGAGGTGAACCAGTACAAACGCCAATTCGCCCGCGACATCCCTGAGGGCGACCTCGCCGACGCGATGGAAGGCGCAGACGTGTTCGTCGGCCTCTCAGTCGCCGGCATCGTGAGCCAGGAGATGGTGCAGTCGATGGCGAACGACCCCGTCATCTTCGCGATGGCGAATCCGGACCCCGAAATCACCTACGAGGCGGCGAAATCGGCCCGCGACGACCACGTCATCATGGCGACGGGGCGCTCTGATTACCCGAATCAGGTGAACAACGTTCTCGGGTTCCCCTTCATCTTCCGTGGCGCACTCGATGTGCGCGCCAGCGAGATCAACGAGGAGATGAAGGTCGCCGCCGCAGAAGCCCTCGCTCGCCTCGCCCGACAGGACGTCCCCGACGCCGTGGTCAAAGCCTACGGCGACCAGCCAATTCAGTTCGGCCCGGATTACATCATTCCGAAACCGGTCGACCCGCGCGTATTGTTCGAGGTGGCTCCGGCCGTCGCGAAGGCAGCAGTGACCTCAGGTGTCGCTCGTAACGAGATCGATATCAATCGCTACGTCGAGAAACTCGAAGCGCGTCTCGGGAAGTCCCGCGAGATGATGCGCGTCGTCCTTAACAAAGCCAGGTCGGACCCGATGCGGGTCGCGCTCGCAGAGGGAACTGAGGAAAAGATGGTGCGTGCGGCCTACCAGCTCGTCGAGCAGGGCATCGCAGAGCCAATCCTCATCGGCGACGCAGACGCCATCACCCGGACGGCACGTACCCTTGGCCTCGAGTTCGACCCTACGATCGCAGACCCCACGAATGAGGGTCAGTGGGACCATTATGCAAACCGACTTTATGAGCTGCGTCGGCGCAAGGGACTCTCCCGCAGCGAGGCGAGCGACCTCATACATAGAGATACGAACTACTTCGGTAGTGTGATGGTCGATTCGGGAGACGCAGACGCGATGCTCACCGGTCTCACCCACCACTACCCCTCGGCACTCCGACCGCCCCTGCAGGTCATCGGCACGGCCGAGGACACTGACTACGTCGCTGGCGTCTACATGCTCACGTTCAAAAACCGCGTCATCTTCTGCGCTGATACCACCGTTAACTTCGATCCCGACGCGAAGATGTTGGCCGAAATCACCAAGCATGCCAGCGATTTGGCACGACGATTCAATGTCGAACCGCGTGCGGCCCTGCTCTCGTACTCGAACTTCGGATCGGTTGACAACCAATCTACGCGTGAGTCACGGGAAGCTGTCCAGCTCCTCCACGCTGATCCAGAGGTCGATTTCCCAGTGGACGGAGAGATGCAGGCGGATACTGCTGTTGTCGAGGAAATTCTCACTGGAACCTATGCAAACTTCGAGCTGAAAGAGCCGGCCAACGTACTCGTGTTCCCGAATCTGGAGGCGGGGAACATCGCGTACAAACTGCTGCAGCGCCTCGGCGGCGCGGAAGCCATCGGGCCGATGCTCGTCGGCATGAACAAACCCGTCCACGTCCTCCAGCGCGGCGACGAGGTCAAAGACATCGTGAATCTCGCCTCGGTTGCTGTCGTCGACGCCCAGGGGCGAGAGTAG
- a CDS encoding CoA ester lyase: MSDESNEVVLRRTQLATPASNEKMMHKAAGSDADEVFLDLEDSVAPGAKAESRKPLIRALEKEDWSDKIVSFRMNGLDTRWWYNDIIEVVSAAGEYLDDIIIPKVKSASDIHTVENLLEQVEVNAGLEIGGIGLEPQIEDGLGMNNVDEIAHASARLDSIIFGPGDYSAAMGTPGLTIGQFPEYPGHYWHYALSRCNHAAKSAGIPCIDGPYATIEDEEGFRAMCQNANMLGCDGKWAIHPSQITIANEVFAPEPDVAEKAQRIVTAYAEAQESGRGAVSVDGEMVDEATNKMAQEIVSQARAANIL; encoded by the coding sequence ATGAGTGACGAGAGTAATGAAGTCGTCCTTCGGCGGACGCAATTAGCGACGCCAGCAAGCAACGAGAAGATGATGCATAAGGCTGCAGGCAGTGATGCCGACGAGGTGTTTTTAGATCTCGAAGATTCAGTGGCCCCTGGGGCGAAAGCCGAATCTCGAAAGCCACTAATTCGGGCTTTGGAAAAGGAAGATTGGTCCGATAAAATCGTGAGTTTCCGTATGAACGGCCTTGATACCCGCTGGTGGTACAACGACATTATCGAGGTCGTGAGTGCGGCAGGGGAATATCTCGACGATATTATCATTCCCAAAGTAAAGTCTGCAAGCGACATTCATACCGTCGAGAATCTTCTCGAACAAGTCGAGGTAAACGCCGGTCTCGAAATTGGTGGAATCGGACTCGAACCACAGATCGAGGATGGACTCGGCATGAACAATGTTGACGAGATTGCGCATGCTAGCGCCCGACTTGACTCTATCATCTTTGGCCCTGGTGACTACTCGGCTGCGATGGGGACCCCCGGACTGACGATTGGCCAGTTCCCCGAGTATCCCGGTCACTACTGGCATTACGCACTCTCGCGCTGCAATCATGCCGCGAAGAGTGCCGGAATTCCGTGTATCGATGGACCGTATGCGACCATCGAAGACGAGGAGGGATTCCGCGCCATGTGCCAGAACGCAAATATGCTCGGTTGTGACGGCAAGTGGGCGATTCACCCCAGCCAAATCACTATCGCCAACGAAGTCTTTGCTCCAGAACCTGACGTGGCCGAAAAAGCCCAGCGTATCGTGACGGCGTACGCAGAAGCACAAGAATCAGGACGCGGGGCCGTCTCTGTGGACGGCGAAATGGTCGACGAAGCGACGAACAAAATGGCACAGGAGATTGTGTCCCAAGCACGGGCAGCGAACATATTATAG
- a CDS encoding aldo/keto reductase, with protein sequence MDTRMLGQTGQKSTLLTFGAIVLRTLNQDGANRMVELVRSHGVNHFDVAPTYGDAEVKLEPALRAHRDDIFLGCKTKARTKEGAANELEQSLERMGIENIDLYQFHAVTGRDELDAITSPDGALETFREAKASGIIDHIGLTSHGAPAVILDAIERIDDLETVMFPMNYTLLGKDDDEHDYRPVLRRAEEKGIGTIGIKTFAKGTWPPKNEISPGDRPYDTWYEPFDTQARIDECLNFTLSQGLTSITNAGDPKLIPMILDAAERFRTLSESEQRALMDEGSSRSSPVPKR encoded by the coding sequence ATGGACACGAGAATGCTTGGTCAGACTGGGCAGAAAAGCACCCTATTAACGTTCGGTGCAATCGTCCTCCGGACGCTCAATCAGGATGGGGCGAACCGAATGGTCGAGTTGGTCCGTTCGCATGGCGTAAATCACTTCGATGTCGCGCCGACGTACGGTGATGCCGAGGTGAAACTCGAACCGGCGTTGCGAGCTCACCGGGACGATATCTTCCTTGGCTGTAAGACCAAAGCACGTACGAAGGAGGGTGCGGCCAACGAACTGGAACAGTCACTCGAACGAATGGGTATCGAGAACATCGATCTCTATCAGTTCCACGCGGTAACGGGGCGCGACGAACTCGACGCAATCACGAGTCCAGACGGAGCGCTCGAAACGTTCCGTGAAGCCAAAGCATCGGGGATCATCGACCATATCGGGCTGACTAGCCACGGTGCTCCTGCTGTCATCCTCGATGCGATTGAGCGAATCGACGACCTCGAGACTGTCATGTTCCCAATGAACTACACCCTTCTTGGGAAGGATGACGACGAGCACGATTATCGCCCCGTCCTCAGACGGGCCGAGGAGAAAGGAATCGGTACCATCGGTATCAAGACCTTCGCAAAGGGAACATGGCCACCTAAAAATGAGATCTCACCTGGAGACAGACCATACGACACCTGGTACGAACCCTTCGATACGCAGGCTCGAATCGATGAGTGTCTGAACTTCACGCTCTCTCAAGGTCTGACTTCGATCACGAATGCTGGTGATCCAAAGCTCATCCCGATGATCCTCGATGCGGCAGAGCGCTTTCGAACGTTGAGCGAATCGGAGCAACGAGCACTCATGGATGAGGGGAGCTCACGATCAAGTCCGGTTCCAAAGCGTTGA
- the thsA gene encoding thermosome subunit alpha codes for MVKNRSASQNDIEDKESNVTNISIQAGVALSDLLRPTFGPTGRDKMIVDSNQMVIITNNGATILGEVDVEMDIIPSARLITELVQSQGERFGDGTKTATIFAGELMRRAETLVEKGLHPSSIVDGYLWASDRTADLMAQHSFEVTVNNTEHLEHVAKVAMTGRGTTAIGDTLANLVVEAVRTVEQDGDINLDYITTTTIPGGVVGDSVLYSGVLIDTTDPVLTSMPRAVEDARIACVDAPIQPTGARRGSAEIHFERPEDVTQFHDYEYSAAEQLVNELVDHGVNVVFCTKDISQKTRLLLSENGILATKRTLSQDVEQIARATGASAISDIYELEPSDIGLADRVELRQFGREQLFAIEGCEDPRSATLLLRGGIEHSLDEVERTVRNGIATVRATIQSGCLVPGAGAVETEVGRILRAEANDIADRRQLAIRAYADALEVIPRTLAVNMGHDPIDTLVELRRRHDMNHRNAGVVPDEGVVDDVVEAGIVEPHNVKLQAIIGASEVVFQVLKIDDVIPAKLSDEPY; via the coding sequence ATGGTAAAAAATCGATCGGCCAGTCAGAACGATATCGAGGACAAGGAATCGAACGTCACTAACATCAGCATCCAAGCAGGAGTTGCACTCTCGGACCTGCTCCGACCGACCTTCGGACCAACTGGACGTGATAAGATGATCGTCGATTCAAACCAGATGGTCATCATCACGAACAATGGGGCGACTATTCTGGGCGAGGTCGACGTCGAGATGGACATCATCCCGTCGGCGAGACTTATCACCGAACTCGTCCAGTCACAAGGAGAGCGATTCGGCGACGGAACGAAGACCGCGACGATTTTTGCGGGAGAACTTATGCGCCGTGCGGAGACTCTCGTCGAAAAGGGACTGCACCCGAGCAGCATCGTTGACGGCTATCTGTGGGCTTCCGATCGAACAGCAGACCTCATGGCGCAACATTCGTTTGAGGTTACGGTCAACAACACCGAACACTTAGAGCACGTCGCGAAGGTGGCGATGACGGGACGAGGAACGACTGCGATCGGTGACACCCTCGCGAACCTCGTCGTGGAGGCAGTTCGAACGGTCGAACAGGACGGTGATATAAATCTCGACTACATCACGACGACCACGATACCTGGGGGTGTTGTAGGAGACTCAGTCCTCTACAGCGGGGTGTTAATCGACACTACGGACCCAGTACTCACCAGTATGCCACGAGCTGTCGAAGATGCGCGCATTGCCTGTGTTGACGCGCCAATACAGCCAACCGGCGCACGCAGAGGGTCTGCGGAGATACATTTTGAACGTCCCGAGGACGTAACACAATTCCACGACTATGAGTACAGCGCTGCCGAGCAACTCGTAAACGAACTCGTGGACCACGGCGTGAACGTCGTGTTCTGCACGAAAGACATCAGCCAGAAAACCCGGCTTCTGCTGAGTGAAAACGGAATACTCGCAACCAAGCGCACACTTTCGCAAGACGTCGAGCAGATTGCACGGGCGACGGGCGCAAGCGCCATATCCGACATCTACGAGCTCGAACCGTCAGACATCGGGCTGGCCGACCGAGTCGAGTTACGCCAGTTCGGGCGAGAACAGCTGTTCGCTATCGAAGGTTGCGAGGACCCTCGCAGTGCCACGCTTCTCCTCCGGGGCGGAATCGAACACAGTCTTGACGAAGTCGAACGCACGGTCAGAAACGGCATCGCCACGGTGCGAGCTACGATACAGTCAGGATGTCTCGTACCAGGGGCAGGTGCAGTAGAAACGGAGGTCGGTCGCATTCTACGAGCAGAGGCCAACGACATCGCCGACCGACGACAACTTGCAATTCGCGCGTACGCCGATGCGCTCGAAGTCATTCCACGAACACTCGCCGTAAACATGGGGCACGACCCGATAGACACCCTTGTCGAACTCCGGAGACGACACGACATGAATCATCGCAACGCTGGCGTCGTTCCGGACGAAGGTGTCGTCGACGATGTTGTCGAGGCAGGTATCGTCGAACCGCATAACGTGAAGCTCCAGGCGATTATCGGTGCATCGGAGGTCGTTTTCCAGGTGCTCAAAATCGACGATGTTATTCCAGCAAAGCTTTCGGACGAACCCTACTAA
- a CDS encoding CaiB/BaiF CoA-transferase family protein, whose translation MKPLTGFEVLDFTREVSGPHCTQLLAGLGADVIKIEPPGGERPRSEWVDAFSSFNLGGKRSVSIDLKTDEGKRIAQQLAERVDIVVENFRPGVLERFGLDYDAVAKQNADVIYCSISGFGQDGPYRDFPAYDPIAQALSGVLASTGYPDRPPVRIGASFIDCGTAVHAALFVMAAALEREQTGEGRYIDTSLFDTAVSWMAYRIAEYSRTGRVRERTGSGNDVTDRVYYAGDDKPFYVKAITQQQYESMCHVIDRDDLIEDERFETDATRIENTDALEAELKQSFAQFDREQLVERLAQASVPIGSVQDVGELVDQDPHVKARGMLTDSYNLAAEESLLTSTLPFRTDKGSPELGGRPPELGEHTFAVLSELGYSDEKIHDLIETGVLDKKDE comes from the coding sequence ATGAAACCACTCACGGGTTTCGAGGTTCTCGATTTCACTCGAGAGGTCTCGGGACCGCACTGTACGCAATTATTGGCCGGACTAGGTGCAGACGTCATAAAAATCGAACCGCCTGGTGGGGAACGTCCCCGATCAGAATGGGTTGACGCGTTTTCCTCATTCAATCTCGGAGGAAAACGCTCAGTCAGTATTGACCTGAAAACTGACGAGGGGAAGAGAATCGCCCAGCAACTCGCCGAGCGGGTCGATATCGTCGTCGAGAACTTCAGACCTGGAGTTCTCGAACGGTTTGGACTGGATTACGACGCAGTCGCAAAACAGAACGCGGACGTCATCTACTGCTCGATTAGTGGATTCGGTCAGGACGGCCCGTACCGTGACTTCCCTGCATATGATCCGATTGCACAGGCACTGAGCGGCGTCCTTGCATCAACGGGATATCCCGATCGCCCTCCAGTTCGAATTGGAGCGAGCTTTATCGACTGTGGAACCGCGGTTCACGCAGCACTGTTCGTTATGGCCGCTGCATTAGAGCGGGAACAAACGGGTGAAGGGAGGTACATCGATACATCGCTTTTCGATACGGCAGTGTCGTGGATGGCGTATCGAATCGCTGAATACTCGCGTACAGGACGCGTTCGCGAGCGCACTGGCTCGGGGAACGACGTTACTGACAGGGTCTATTACGCTGGTGACGACAAGCCATTCTACGTAAAGGCAATCACCCAACAACAGTACGAGAGCATGTGTCATGTAATCGATCGAGACGACTTGATCGAGGATGAGCGCTTTGAGACAGATGCTACACGGATCGAGAACACCGACGCCCTCGAAGCTGAATTGAAACAAAGCTTTGCGCAGTTCGACCGTGAGCAACTGGTCGAGCGGTTGGCTCAAGCGAGCGTTCCGATAGGTTCGGTACAGGATGTTGGCGAGCTCGTCGATCAAGATCCACATGTGAAAGCCAGAGGAATGCTCACTGACTCGTATAATCTGGCGGCCGAGGAATCACTGCTAACCTCGACGCTCCCTTTCCGCACCGACAAGGGCTCGCCCGAACTCGGCGGGCGACCACCTGAACTCGGCGAACACACCTTTGCAGTGCTCTCTGAACTGGGCTACTCTGACGAGAAAATCCATGACCTCATCGAAACTGGCGTTCTCGATAAGAAGGATGAGTAA
- a CDS encoding MFS transporter gives MTRKSGEHATGHAERLLTGPMGRVSIVLSLGWLGLRLGREALPPLLPVLIETLAISPSQAGFCLTILWALYALVQYPGGRLSDQLSRITVLVPSLVILTGGFLALMTISTYTGLLSSVVLVGIGGGLYFTSSRTLISDMYVERRGLALGINDAAGTIGSAIAAGIVIVTLALGNWKLTFLPVVGVLAVTSVLLSRWRQESYVISQVDFNVQEVIHRVIAYREIRWLIVVYSLFNFATSGIVSFLPLFLQADKGFSPLLASASFSILFIVGMVASPIAGDLSDRLPRMNIATGGIALSILGLVGMLSMTSMPLIGASVLVYAQEFVPVRQSCKPTSSTIFRKTPLVATSERSRPCIQASGVWGQHSLELSPNVRLTQPHLPNSSCALW, from the coding sequence ATGACTCGCAAGTCAGGAGAGCACGCGACGGGTCACGCCGAGCGCTTGCTGACCGGACCGATGGGACGAGTTTCAATCGTTCTTTCGCTGGGTTGGCTCGGGCTCAGACTCGGGCGTGAGGCGTTACCGCCGCTTCTGCCAGTTCTCATCGAAACTCTGGCTATATCGCCATCTCAGGCTGGGTTCTGCCTGACGATTCTGTGGGCATTGTATGCTCTGGTCCAGTATCCGGGCGGTCGACTCTCCGATCAACTATCGCGTATCACGGTTCTAGTACCTAGTTTGGTAATCCTCACCGGCGGGTTCCTTGCGCTGATGACGATTTCTACCTATACGGGTCTCCTCTCTAGCGTCGTCTTGGTTGGTATCGGCGGCGGGTTGTACTTCACATCTTCGCGCACGCTTATCTCGGATATGTATGTCGAGCGACGCGGTCTCGCGCTCGGAATCAACGACGCTGCTGGAACAATCGGGAGCGCGATTGCCGCAGGAATCGTTATCGTCACGCTCGCACTCGGAAACTGGAAGCTCACGTTCCTCCCAGTCGTAGGAGTACTCGCAGTAACCTCAGTTCTCCTTTCCCGTTGGCGACAGGAATCATACGTCATCAGTCAGGTCGATTTCAACGTACAGGAGGTGATTCACAGAGTCATCGCCTACCGAGAAATCCGGTGGCTAATCGTAGTGTACTCGTTGTTCAATTTCGCCACCTCTGGGATCGTGAGTTTCCTGCCACTGTTTCTACAAGCGGATAAAGGATTCTCGCCGTTACTAGCGAGTGCCTCCTTTTCGATCTTGTTCATCGTCGGAATGGTAGCGAGTCCAATTGCAGGAGACCTCAGTGATAGGCTGCCCCGAATGAACATCGCCACAGGTGGAATCGCACTCAGCATACTCGGCCTCGTTGGAATGCTATCGATGACATCGATGCCGCTGATCGGTGCGAGCGTCCTCGTGTATGCACAGGAATTCGTACCTGTCCGCCAGTCATGCAAGCCTACCTCTTCGACCATCTTTCGAAAGACACCCTTGGTAGCGACTTCGGAGCGATCAAGACCGTGTATACAGGCATCGGGAGTTTGGGGCCAGCATTCGTTGGAATTATCGCCGAACGTGCGACTTACTCAGCCGCATTTGCCCAACTCATCGTGTGCTTTGTGGTGA
- a CDS encoding aldo/keto reductase codes for MEYTTLGSTGMTVSRICLGCMSFGTDREWKLTQEESAEIIERALDLGINFFDTANVYSKGESERIVGNVLSDYDRDRLVVATKVYGEMDETNPNASGLSRKAIEQELANSLERLGMDTIDLYQTHRWDYNTPIEETLRTLDDAVRRGTVRYLGASSMWAYQFAKALYTSEALGLNRFATMQNHYNLLYREEEREMLQLCQETGIGVIPWSPLAKGYLARPHNQLEATTRGETEDYTQTHPYFQGNGQAINERVQELSDEKGVSMAQISFAWHLHKSGVDAPIVGVTTVEQLEEAVEALDITLSEADLTYLEEPYRPVPPSGHE; via the coding sequence ATGGAGTACACAACCCTCGGAAGCACTGGCATGACGGTCAGTCGAATTTGCCTCGGTTGCATGAGTTTTGGAACGGATCGCGAGTGGAAGCTCACACAGGAAGAAAGCGCCGAAATCATCGAGCGGGCGCTCGATCTCGGCATCAACTTCTTCGATACCGCGAACGTCTATTCGAAAGGTGAATCCGAACGAATCGTCGGGAACGTCCTCAGCGATTACGACCGCGACCGATTGGTTGTCGCGACAAAGGTTTACGGAGAAATGGATGAGACAAATCCCAATGCTAGTGGGCTCTCGCGAAAGGCAATTGAGCAGGAACTAGCGAACAGCCTGGAGCGCCTCGGGATGGATACCATCGACCTCTATCAGACCCACCGATGGGATTACAACACACCTATCGAGGAGACGCTCCGCACGCTCGACGACGCAGTTCGCCGAGGGACGGTCCGGTATTTGGGTGCTTCGTCGATGTGGGCCTATCAGTTCGCCAAGGCTCTCTACACGAGTGAGGCACTCGGCCTCAATCGGTTCGCTACGATGCAAAACCACTACAATCTACTCTACCGCGAGGAGGAGCGTGAGATGCTCCAACTTTGCCAAGAGACAGGCATTGGTGTCATTCCGTGGAGTCCACTGGCCAAAGGGTATCTTGCGCGTCCACATAATCAGCTCGAAGCAACCACCCGCGGAGAAACGGAAGACTACACCCAGACCCATCCCTACTTCCAGGGGAATGGGCAGGCCATCAATGAACGCGTGCAGGAACTTTCTGACGAGAAGGGCGTTTCAATGGCCCAGATTTCGTTTGCGTGGCACCTCCACAAAAGCGGTGTCGATGCACCCATCGTCGGTGTGACGACCGTCGAGCAGTTAGAGGAGGCCGTAGAGGCGCTTGACATCACGCTTTCCGAGGCCGATCTCACGTATCTCGAAGAGCCGTACCGTCCCGTTCCGCCGTCCGGTCACGAGTGA
- a CDS encoding VOC family protein produces MDLIHTCLNVANVERSVEFYTTQLGFEESWSFTTADGKTENRYVAADNGVELQLSQSEGEVDFEDGTLWDHIAVRVSSVDEAFERINHFGVVKAPGDQPEAGARTAFIKDPDGHIVELVEALD; encoded by the coding sequence ATGGACCTGATCCATACCTGCCTGAACGTTGCAAACGTCGAACGGTCAGTAGAATTCTACACGACACAGCTCGGCTTCGAAGAGTCATGGTCGTTCACGACTGCCGATGGAAAGACCGAAAATCGGTATGTCGCCGCCGATAATGGCGTCGAACTCCAACTTTCACAGAGTGAAGGGGAAGTGGATTTCGAGGACGGGACGCTCTGGGACCACATCGCCGTTCGAGTCTCCAGCGTTGACGAGGCTTTCGAGCGAATCAACCACTTTGGCGTGGTCAAAGCACCAGGTGACCAGCCAGAGGCCGGCGCGAGAACTGCGTTCATCAAAGATCCAGACGGACATATTGTCGAGCTTGTTGAGGCGCTTGACTAA
- the dgoD gene encoding galactonate dehydratase → MRITDIETLPIGRWLFVRVHTDEGITGLGESGTWGFLEASEQAIETFKRYLIGKDPLRIEHHWQYLYRRAHFRGAAIMGALSAIDIALWDIAGKHFQTPAYQLLGGKCRDKARVYAHVRGDSTDKLVRRCEQAREQGFTAVGHLSPFLDESRREPYFETHAGKIATAANRVRRFREAVGDDVDLCIEIHRRLEPEEAVVLAHEIEQYRPAFYEDPIRPDNLDAMASVAEKINIPIATGERLHTIHEFEMLFRRDAVQYVRPDICMVGGLSHAKKIAALAEAHYAGVVPHNPLGPVSTAACLQLAACIPNFKLLEYPFRPDKGQARGSDLIRQELTCEDGYLDIPDGPGIGVELDDDALEKYPYEPREFVTRLHEDGSVVDQ, encoded by the coding sequence ATGCGAATAACCGACATCGAAACGCTTCCGATCGGGCGTTGGCTGTTCGTCCGAGTGCATACGGATGAAGGAATCACGGGCCTCGGCGAATCCGGAACGTGGGGATTCCTCGAGGCTTCGGAACAGGCTATCGAGACGTTCAAACGCTATTTGATCGGGAAAGACCCACTCCGAATCGAACACCACTGGCAGTATCTGTATCGACGCGCCCATTTCCGCGGAGCGGCGATTATGGGTGCTCTCAGCGCGATAGATATCGCGCTTTGGGATATTGCTGGCAAACACTTCCAGACGCCGGCGTATCAGCTACTCGGCGGCAAGTGCCGGGACAAAGCACGCGTCTACGCTCACGTTCGAGGCGATTCGACCGACAAACTGGTGCGCCGTTGCGAGCAGGCAAGAGAGCAGGGATTCACGGCTGTTGGCCATCTCTCGCCATTTCTAGACGAATCGCGCAGGGAGCCGTACTTCGAGACCCACGCTGGGAAAATCGCAACGGCGGCTAACCGTGTTCGTCGGTTCCGCGAGGCGGTTGGGGATGATGTCGATCTTTGCATCGAGATTCATCGCCGTCTCGAACCGGAAGAAGCGGTTGTACTGGCTCATGAGATCGAGCAATATCGACCAGCGTTCTACGAGGATCCGATCCGGCCGGACAATTTGGACGCGATGGCATCCGTTGCAGAGAAAATTAACATCCCTATCGCGACCGGGGAGCGATTGCACACGATTCACGAATTCGAAATGTTGTTCCGCCGCGACGCCGTCCAGTACGTGCGTCCGGACATATGTATGGTGGGAGGGCTCAGTCACGCCAAGAAAATCGCCGCGCTCGCAGAGGCACATTACGCTGGGGTTGTTCCACACAATCCACTGGGGCCGGTTAGTACGGCCGCCTGTCTACAGCTCGCTGCCTGCATTCCGAACTTCAAGCTCCTCGAGTATCCGTTTAGACCGGATAAGGGACAGGCACGTGGCAGCGATCTCATTCGGCAAGAGTTGACGTGCGAGGACGGATATCTTGACATTCCGGATGGGCCAGGAATCGGCGTCGAGTTAGATGACGACGCACTCGAAAAGTACCCGTACGAACCACGGGAATTTGTCACCCGCCTACATGAGGATGGATCTGTTGTCGATCAATAA